One window of the uncultured Fusobacterium sp. genome contains the following:
- the mnmA gene encoding tRNA 2-thiouridine(34) synthase MnmA — protein sequence MEIKKEFEKYITYDEKNKNIKVAVAMSGGVDSSTVAYILKKQGYDLIGVTMRTCTPEDEDAKKVCEDLGIPHYVLDATKEFKKTVIDYFVDEYMYGKTPNPCMVCNRHIKFGMLIDFARSKGADFMATGHYTQLKDGSLAMGDDPNKDQVYFLSQMKKENLKYVMFPIGDLEKPKVRELAEFLGVRVYAKKDSQEICFVEDGKLKEFLLEKTSGRVAKKGNIVTTDGKVLGKHNGLSFYTIGQRKGLGIASDKPLYVIKLDSKTNSVIVGDNEMLFKEELFAKDINLISLKTLEELNGLVCWAKTRSRDKLHKCQLELLEDGNLKVKFIEDKVRAVTPGQGVVFYDENKKVLGSGFII from the coding sequence ATGGAAATTAAAAAAGAGTTTGAAAAGTATATAACTTATGATGAAAAAAATAAAAATATAAAAGTTGCAGTGGCTATGAGTGGTGGAGTAGATAGTTCAACTGTAGCATATATTTTAAAAAAGCAAGGATATGATTTGATTGGAGTAACAATGAGAACTTGTACTCCAGAAGATGAAGACGCTAAAAAAGTATGTGAAGATTTAGGAATTCCTCACTATGTTTTAGATGCAACAAAGGAGTTTAAAAAGACTGTTATAGATTATTTTGTAGATGAATATATGTATGGAAAGACACCAAATCCATGTATGGTATGCAATAGACATATAAAATTTGGTATGTTGATTGATTTTGCTCGTTCTAAAGGGGCAGATTTTATGGCAACAGGACATTATACTCAATTAAAAGATGGAAGTTTAGCAATGGGTGATGATCCTAATAAAGATCAAGTTTATTTCTTATCTCAAATGAAAAAAGAAAATTTAAAATATGTGATGTTTCCAATTGGAGATTTAGAGAAACCTAAAGTAAGAGAGTTAGCTGAATTTTTAGGTGTAAGAGTATATGCTAAAAAAGATTCGCAAGAGATATGTTTTGTAGAAGATGGGAAATTAAAAGAGTTTCTATTAGAAAAAACATCAGGAAGAGTAGCTAAAAAAGGAAATATTGTAACTACTGATGGTAAAGTACTAGGAAAACATAATGGTTTATCTTTCTATACAATAGGGCAAAGAAAAGGTTTAGGAATAGCTTCAGATAAGCCTTTATATGTAATAAAATTAGATAGTAAAACTAATAGTGTAATTGTTGGAGATAATGAGATGTTATTTAAAGAGGAGCTTTTTGCTAAAGATATAAATCTTATCTCTTTAAAAACTCTTGAGGAATTAAATGGATTAGTTTGTTGGGCAAAAACTCGTTCAAGAGATAAATTACATAAATGTCAATTAGAACTTTTAGAAGATGGAAATTTAAAAGTTAAATTTATCGAAGATAAAGTTAGAGCTGTAACTCCAGGACAAGGAGTTGTTTTCTATGATGAAAATAAAAAAGTTTTAGGAAGTGGATTTATAATTTAA
- a CDS encoding helix-turn-helix transcriptional regulator, with translation MSLTERQKQIIEIVKENQPITGDGIAEKLSLTRSALRTDFSILTGKGYLNSKPKVGYTYQERKDKKYVREIMGEAVFVDYNLSVYETILKIFAKDVGTMFITENKTLVGIVSRKDLLKIAIGKNDIEKVPINVIMTRMPNIIYCEEDELIIDGVKKIIKHQIDCVPVVRIKEVRGKKIYELVGRLTKTNITKLFLEYYEK, from the coding sequence ATGAGTCTTACTGAAAGACAGAAACAGATAATAGAGATAGTAAAGGAAAATCAACCAATTACAGGAGATGGAATAGCAGAAAAACTCTCATTAACTCGTTCAGCCTTAAGAACAGACTTTTCAATTCTTACAGGAAAAGGATATCTGAATTCAAAACCTAAAGTTGGATATACCTATCAAGAAAGAAAAGATAAAAAATATGTTAGAGAGATTATGGGAGAGGCTGTTTTTGTAGATTATAACTTATCAGTATATGAAACGATTTTAAAAATTTTTGCTAAAGATGTTGGAACAATGTTCATTACTGAAAATAAAACTTTGGTAGGAATTGTTTCTAGAAAGGATCTATTAAAAATTGCAATAGGGAAAAATGATATTGAAAAAGTTCCTATAAATGTCATTATGACAAGAATGCCTAATATAATCTATTGCGAGGAAGACGAACTAATAATTGATGGAGTAAAGAAAATTATAAAACATCAAATAGATTGTGTTCCTGTGGTAAGAATAAAAGAAGTAAGAGGAAAAAAAATATATGAATTAGTGGGAAGATTAACAAAAACAAATATAACAAAGCTTTTCTTAGAATATTATGAAAAATAG
- the rpiB gene encoding ribose 5-phosphate isomerase B — protein sequence MKIALGADHGGFELKEKIKAHLLEKGYEVLDLGTNSTASVDYPKFGHAVGHAVVNKDADYGIVVCGTGIGISIAANKVSGVRAALCTNTTMARLTREHNNANVLAMGGRIVGDVLALEMVDIFLATDFQGGRHENRVNNIESI from the coding sequence ATGAAAATAGCTTTAGGTGCAGACCACGGAGGATTTGAATTAAAGGAGAAAATAAAAGCTCATCTTTTAGAGAAAGGATATGAGGTATTAGATCTAGGAACTAATTCTACTGCTTCTGTTGATTACCCTAAATTTGGACATGCAGTAGGGCATGCTGTTGTAAATAAAGATGCTGATTATGGAATAGTAGTTTGTGGAACAGGAATTGGAATATCTATCGCAGCTAATAAAGTTTCTGGAGTAAGAGCTGCTCTTTGCACAAACACAACTATGGCAAGACTTACTAGAGAACACAACAATGCTAACGTATTAGCTATGGGAGGAAGAATTGTTGGAGACGTTCTTGCTCTTGAAATGGTTGATATATTCTTAGCAACAGATTTCCAAGGTGGAAGACACGAAAACAGAGTAAATAATATTGAATCTATTTAA
- a CDS encoding flavodoxin family protein yields the protein MKVLLINGSPNEKGCTYTGLKEMEKVFSKFGIESEILYLGKKAISGCIACGQCRTAGKCIFEDVNKIGERLDEFDGIVIGSPVYYAGPSAQVTSFLDRLFYSYGKKMVGKLGASIVSCRRGGASAAFDRLNKYFSISNMPIVTSQYWNQIHGNTPEEVMKDEEGLQTLRTLAQNFTWLLKCIEAGKKAGIELGEYEAPLRTNFIR from the coding sequence ATGAAAGTTTTATTAATTAATGGTAGTCCAAATGAAAAAGGTTGTACTTATACAGGTTTAAAAGAGATGGAAAAGGTTTTTTCTAAATTCGGAATAGAAAGTGAAATACTATATCTTGGAAAAAAAGCTATTTCTGGATGTATTGCTTGTGGTCAATGTAGAACAGCAGGAAAGTGTATCTTTGAAGATGTAAATAAAATAGGTGAAAGATTAGATGAATTTGATGGAATTGTTATAGGTTCTCCAGTATATTATGCTGGTCCTTCTGCTCAAGTAACATCTTTCTTAGATAGATTATTTTACTCTTATGGTAAGAAAATGGTTGGCAAATTAGGAGCTTCTATTGTTTCTTGTAGACGTGGGGGAGCTTCTGCTGCTTTTGATAGATTAAATAAGTACTTTAGTATTTCAAATATGCCAATAGTTACATCACAATATTGGAATCAAATACATGGAAATACTCCAGAAGAAGTTATGAAAGATGAAGAAGGTTTACAAACTTTAAGAACTCTTGCTCAAAACTTTACTTGGTTATTAAAATGTATTGAAGCAGGAAAAAAAGCTGGTATAGAACTAGGAGAGTATGAAGCTCCTCTTAGAACTAATTTTATAAGATAA
- a CDS encoding YitT family protein, with amino-acid sequence MNNKILKYLKEYLIITIGCLFYSVSINYFFISNHLAEGGVAGICLILYYLFKFPVGITYFVINIPLLVIGWKLVGKDFLFKTLYGTTCLSIMIDLTQNLKGPSNDTMLGAIYGGLLVGIGLGLIFVVNGSTGGTDVIARILNRFFDIPIGKTMFLMDVLILGVAAIFFGKEVVMYTLIAMLIVSKAIDFFQDGHTKSKGVTIMSAKSEEIKNRIMEETGRGTTIIKGEGGYTRKDMDLLYCVVSKFELPKVKMIVKEVDTYAFLTVSDVSEVWGEGFKSLHSNKK; translated from the coding sequence ATGAATAATAAAATTTTAAAATATTTGAAAGAGTATTTAATTATTACTATTGGATGTCTATTTTATTCTGTTTCTATAAACTATTTTTTTATTAGTAATCATTTAGCTGAGGGAGGAGTAGCAGGTATATGTTTAATACTCTATTATCTATTTAAGTTTCCTGTAGGAATAACTTATTTTGTAATAAATATTCCTCTTTTAGTAATTGGTTGGAAATTAGTAGGAAAAGACTTTTTATTTAAAACATTATATGGGACAACTTGCCTTTCTATTATGATAGATTTAACACAAAATTTAAAAGGACCTTCTAACGATACTATGTTAGGTGCTATTTATGGAGGGTTATTAGTAGGAATTGGGCTTGGGCTAATTTTTGTGGTAAATGGTTCAACAGGAGGGACAGATGTTATTGCTCGTATCTTAAATAGATTTTTTGATATTCCAATTGGTAAAACTATGTTTTTAATGGATGTGTTAATTTTAGGAGTAGCAGCTATATTTTTTGGAAAAGAAGTAGTAATGTATACACTTATAGCTATGCTAATTGTTTCAAAAGCTATTGATTTCTTTCAAGATGGACATACAAAATCTAAAGGAGTTACAATAATGTCTGCTAAATCTGAAGAGATAAAAAATAGAATAATGGAGGAAACAGGAAGAGGAACTACTATAATAAAAGGAGAGGGAGGATATACAAGAAAAGATATGGATCTTCTTTATTGTGTAGTTAGTAAATTTGAATTACCTAAAGTTAAGATGATTGTAAAAGAAGTGGACACTTATGCATTTTTAACTGTATCAGATGTATCTGAAGTTTGGGGAGAGGGATTTAAATCACTTCACTCTAATAAAAAATAG
- a CDS encoding DJ-1/PfpI family protein, which translates to MKQILLLISQGAEILEVSPFVDIFGWNNIVGKKNTFLKTAAFHSIISNTWNLKIIPEINLETEKIDIDNYDALIIPGGFGFKGFFEDMKKTDFKNLLVEFNQKNKLIIGVCTGVIPLGEAGILKDKKATTYLYDNDRYFKQLEKYGAIPIREKIVKDGNIITCSAPKNAIEVCFLLLELFTSKENVKKVKYNMGFL; encoded by the coding sequence ATGAAACAAATACTCTTATTGATATCTCAAGGTGCTGAAATACTTGAAGTTTCCCCTTTTGTAGATATTTTTGGGTGGAATAATATTGTAGGAAAAAAGAACACTTTTTTAAAAACTGCTGCCTTTCATTCAATTATTTCTAACACTTGGAATTTAAAAATTATCCCTGAAATTAATTTAGAAACAGAAAAAATTGATATAGATAATTACGATGCTCTTATTATTCCTGGAGGTTTTGGTTTTAAAGGTTTTTTTGAAGATATGAAAAAAACTGATTTTAAAAACTTATTAGTTGAATTTAATCAAAAAAATAAACTTATTATTGGAGTTTGTACTGGAGTTATTCCTTTAGGAGAGGCTGGCATTTTAAAAGATAAGAAAGCTACTACTTATTTATATGATAATGACAGATATTTTAAACAACTTGAAAAATATGGAGCTATTCCTATTAGAGAAAAGATTGTAAAGGATGGAAATATCATAACTTGTTCTGCTCCTAAAAATGCCATAGAAGTTTGTTTTTTATTACTAGAACTCTTTACTTCTAAAGAAAATGTAAAAAAAGTAAAATATAATATGGGTTTTTTATAA
- a CDS encoding peptidylprolyl isomerase, producing the protein MKVSKDKVITLEFKVYDSKTNELLEDTKDVGPFFYIHGEGQFVPKVEETLEGKEKGFSTTIMLSPEEGYGDYDEDLIEKMDKKDFVEFDDIYEGMEFIADMDDGSEQQYVITSIDDDVVTADGNHPFAGKTLRFEVEVAGVREATPEELEHGHVHFHGFDDDCE; encoded by the coding sequence ATGAAAGTTTCAAAAGACAAAGTTATAACTCTTGAATTCAAAGTTTATGATAGTAAAACTAATGAACTTTTAGAGGATACAAAAGATGTTGGACCATTTTTCTATATTCATGGTGAAGGACAATTTGTACCAAAAGTAGAAGAAACTCTTGAAGGAAAAGAGAAAGGATTCTCTACTACTATTATGCTTTCTCCTGAAGAAGGTTATGGAGATTATGACGAAGATCTTATTGAAAAAATGGATAAAAAAGATTTCGTAGAATTCGATGATATCTATGAAGGAATGGAATTTATAGCTGATATGGACGATGGTTCAGAACAACAATATGTAATCACTTCTATAGATGATGATGTTGTAACTGCTGATGGAAACCACCCATTTGCTGGTAAAACTCTTAGATTTGAAGTAGAAGTAGCTGGAGTAAGAGAAGCTACTCCCGAAGAATTAGAGCATGGACATGTTCATTTCCATGGTTTTGATGATGATTGTGAGTAA
- a CDS encoding 4Fe-4S binding protein, which translates to MTIKKVKYYYFSPTNTTRKVVEKIAQGTNLEVEEENITFIEKNKDSYLNDKDTLVIVGVPVYAGRLPQIILKTLKSIKGEGFIVPVVVYGNRAFEDALVELEDILKENGFSILAGGAFIGEHSYTKKVGTNRPDSQDLEIAFNFGKKIVEKIEKGDFSQPTLPGNRPYKPDMPVRIFAPSANNKCVYCRKCWVVCPVGAIDSRKPDIVDVEKCIHCYACIKICTFNGREVVDNPVKPIIEMLESKFVDRKEPEIFM; encoded by the coding sequence ATGACAATAAAAAAAGTTAAATACTACTATTTTAGTCCTACAAATACAACTAGAAAAGTGGTAGAAAAAATAGCTCAAGGAACAAATTTAGAAGTAGAAGAGGAAAATATCACATTTATAGAAAAAAATAAAGATAGTTATCTAAATGATAAAGATACTTTAGTTATAGTAGGAGTTCCTGTTTATGCTGGAAGATTACCTCAAATTATTTTAAAAACATTGAAAAGTATAAAAGGAGAGGGATTTATTGTTCCTGTTGTAGTATATGGAAATAGAGCTTTTGAAGATGCTTTAGTTGAGTTAGAAGATATTTTAAAAGAGAATGGTTTCTCTATTTTAGCTGGAGGTGCTTTTATAGGAGAACACTCTTATACTAAAAAAGTAGGAACTAATAGACCTGATTCTCAAGATTTAGAGATTGCTTTTAATTTTGGAAAGAAAATAGTTGAAAAGATAGAAAAAGGAGATTTTTCTCAACCAACATTACCAGGAAATCGTCCATATAAACCAGATATGCCAGTGAGAATTTTTGCTCCATCAGCTAATAATAAATGTGTATATTGTAGAAAATGTTGGGTAGTTTGTCCAGTTGGTGCAATAGATAGTAGAAAACCAGATATAGTAGATGTAGAAAAATGTATTCATTGTTATGCTTGTATAAAAATTTGTACTTTTAATGGAAGAGAAGTTGTAGATAACCCAGTAAAACCTATAATTGAAATGTTAGAAAGTAAATTTGTAGATAGAAAAGAACCAGAAATTTTTATGTAG
- a CDS encoding histidine triad nucleotide-binding protein gives MATIFTKIINREIPATIVYENDKVLAFKDINPAAPIHILVVPKKEIPTINDIKPEDKELIGEMYLAIGEIARELGIDKEGYRVITNCNEYGGQEVFHLHFHLLGGKRLGALLTD, from the coding sequence ATGGCAACAATTTTTACAAAAATAATTAATAGAGAGATTCCAGCTACTATTGTTTATGAAAATGATAAAGTTTTAGCTTTTAAAGATATCAATCCAGCTGCTCCTATTCATATATTAGTAGTTCCAAAAAAAGAGATCCCTACAATCAACGATATTAAACCAGAAGACAAAGAACTTATTGGAGAGATGTATCTTGCTATTGGAGAGATTGCTAGAGAATTAGGAATTGATAAAGAGGGGTATAGAGTTATCACAAATTGTAATGAGTATGGAGGACAAGAAGTATTCCATTTACATTTCCATCTTTTAGGTGGTAAGAGATTAGGGGCTCTATTAACTGATTAA
- a CDS encoding LysE family transporter: MILVTLKGVITGLILSLPFGPIGIYCMEKTMVENQKKGYISALGMVTVDVIYGMTALLFLAHVEDIIVRYESILQIFVAIFLIFVGWKKLEKKVEIRKIECTPTGMIKDYFTTFLLALANISGVFTILVIFTALKVYSEEPSVVAPFIAFGIFFGGAIEWFVTTYIIDRFTKVLDEKKLIKISQISGGLIFVCGIFILVLCLIKIFR, encoded by the coding sequence TTGATATTAGTAACATTGAAAGGAGTAATCACGGGGTTGATTTTATCTCTACCTTTTGGACCAATAGGGATATACTGTATGGAAAAAACTATGGTAGAAAATCAAAAAAAGGGATATATATCAGCACTAGGCATGGTTACTGTAGATGTAATTTATGGTATGACAGCTCTACTTTTTTTAGCTCATGTAGAAGATATTATAGTTAGATATGAATCTATTTTACAAATTTTTGTAGCTATTTTTCTAATCTTTGTTGGGTGGAAAAAGTTAGAGAAAAAAGTTGAAATAAGAAAGATAGAGTGTACTCCTACTGGTATGATAAAAGATTATTTTACAACTTTTCTATTGGCTCTAGCTAATATTTCAGGAGTTTTTACAATTTTAGTTATTTTTACAGCTTTGAAAGTTTATTCAGAAGAGCCTTCTGTTGTAGCACCATTTATAGCTTTTGGAATCTTTTTTGGTGGAGCTATTGAGTGGTTTGTTACAACTTATATCATTGATAGATTTACAAAAGTTTTAGATGAAAAAAAATTAATTAAAATTTCTCAAATTTCAGGAGGATTAATTTTTGTCTGTGGAATATTTATCTTAGTGTTATGTTTAATCAAAATTTTTAGATGA
- a CDS encoding aminotransferase class I/II-fold pyridoxal phosphate-dependent enzyme produces the protein MSKLDQNKTPLFSVLKDVYAGRDMLPFHVPGHKRGKGVDKEFYDFMGNGPFSIDVTIFKMVDGLHQPKSCIKEAQELAADAYGVKKSFFAVNGTSGAIQAMIMSVVKAGEKILVPRNVHKSVSAGIILSGSEPIYMNPEVDEELGIAHGVRPQTVENMLKQHPDIKAVLIINPTYYGVATDIKKIADIVHSYDIPLIVDEAHGPHLHFHDDLPVSAVDAGADICTQSTHKIIGAMTQMSLLHVNSDRIDINRVQQILSLLHTTSPSYPLMASLDCARRQIATEGTELLDKAIKLARRFRTEVNRIPGMSCFGEEIVGREGVFAFDPTKITITAKELGLTGSELETLLTEDYNIQMELSDFYNVLGLVTIGDTDESIDKLINALKDISERYYGKGNKLKREFLKMPPIPEQVLIPREAFYSEKNKVLFAESEGKICGEMIMAYPPGIPVITPGERISAEIIDYVNDLREAELHVQGMEDPELQYINVIEEEDAVYLYTEKMKSKMFGVPMNLGANKAGIEFGIDVLCENYPDTFDEIEVIEIEKQKENFNEWNLKYKNTILNTCEKLAVSVNEAVRDGYRPIIIGGDHSISLGSISGVSLEKEIGVVWIDAHGDMNTDESTISGNIHGMPLALLQGAGDRDLVNCFYEGAKIDSKNVVILGARDLDFKEREVIDQLGVKVIYHDEVLQKGLDRVLEEIQDYLKVDNLHISFDVDSVNPELAPGVSTPVRNGFTTDEVFQTFKFLFKNYFVTSVDIVEFNPVNDKNNKTLNFVNELTEYVVNPD, from the coding sequence ATGTCAAAGCTAGACCAAAATAAAACTCCATTATTTTCTGTGTTAAAAGATGTATATGCAGGAAGAGATATGCTTCCATTTCATGTACCTGGACACAAAAGAGGAAAAGGAGTAGACAAAGAATTTTATGATTTTATGGGGAATGGACCTTTTTCCATTGACGTTACTATTTTTAAGATGGTAGATGGATTGCACCAACCAAAAAGTTGTATAAAAGAAGCTCAAGAGTTAGCAGCTGATGCTTATGGTGTAAAGAAAAGTTTCTTTGCAGTAAACGGAACTTCAGGAGCTATTCAAGCTATGATTATGTCTGTTGTAAAAGCAGGAGAAAAAATATTAGTCCCAAGAAATGTACATAAATCAGTATCTGCTGGAATTATTTTAAGTGGTTCTGAGCCTATATATATGAACCCAGAAGTAGATGAGGAGTTAGGAATAGCCCATGGCGTAAGACCTCAAACTGTTGAAAATATGTTAAAGCAACACCCAGATATCAAAGCTGTTCTTATAATTAACCCTACTTATTATGGAGTAGCAACTGATATTAAAAAAATAGCTGATATAGTTCACAGCTATGATATACCATTAATAGTAGATGAAGCTCATGGACCACATTTACATTTCCATGATGATTTACCTGTTTCAGCTGTAGATGCTGGTGCAGATATTTGTACTCAAAGTACTCATAAAATAATTGGAGCTATGACTCAAATGTCATTACTTCATGTAAACTCTGACAGAATTGATATAAACAGAGTACAACAAATTTTAAGTTTATTACATACAACTTCTCCATCATATCCATTAATGGCTTCATTAGACTGTGCAAGAAGACAGATAGCTACTGAAGGAACAGAGCTTTTAGATAAAGCAATCAAACTTGCTAGACGTTTTAGAACAGAGGTAAATAGAATACCTGGAATGTCTTGTTTTGGAGAAGAGATAGTAGGAAGAGAGGGAGTATTTGCTTTCGATCCAACTAAAATAACAATTACAGCAAAAGAATTAGGGCTTACTGGTTCTGAGTTAGAAACTTTATTAACTGAAGATTATAATATTCAAATGGAACTTTCAGATTTCTACAATGTATTAGGACTTGTAACTATTGGAGATACTGATGAGAGCATAGATAAATTAATCAATGCTTTAAAAGATATCAGTGAAAGGTATTATGGAAAAGGAAATAAATTAAAAAGAGAATTTTTAAAGATGCCTCCTATTCCAGAGCAAGTATTAATACCAAGAGAGGCTTTTTACAGTGAAAAGAATAAAGTTCTTTTTGCAGAAAGTGAAGGAAAAATCTGTGGTGAAATGATTATGGCTTATCCACCAGGAATTCCAGTAATAACTCCAGGAGAGAGAATTTCAGCAGAGATCATAGATTATGTAAATGATTTAAGAGAAGCTGAGTTACATGTTCAAGGAATGGAAGATCCAGAGTTACAATACATCAATGTAATTGAAGAAGAAGACGCAGTATACTTATATACAGAAAAGATGAAGAGCAAGATGTTTGGTGTGCCAATGAACCTTGGAGCAAACAAAGCTGGAATCGAATTTGGAATAGATGTATTATGTGAAAACTATCCAGATACATTTGATGAGATAGAAGTTATAGAGATAGAAAAACAAAAAGAAAACTTCAATGAATGGAATTTAAAATATAAGAATACTATTCTTAATACTTGTGAAAAACTTGCTGTTTCTGTAAATGAAGCTGTAAGAGATGGATATAGACCAATCATAATTGGAGGAGACCACTCTATTTCTTTAGGAAGTATTTCAGGAGTATCATTAGAGAAAGAGATAGGAGTAGTATGGATAGATGCTCATGGAGATATGAATACAGATGAATCTACAATTTCAGGAAATATCCATGGAATGCCATTAGCATTATTACAAGGTGCTGGAGATAGAGACTTAGTAAACTGTTTCTATGAAGGAGCAAAAATAGATAGTAAAAATGTAGTAATTCTTGGTGCTAGAGACTTAGACTTTAAAGAGAGAGAAGTTATTGATCAACTTGGAGTAAAAGTAATCTATCATGACGAAGTATTACAAAAAGGATTGGATAGAGTTTTAGAAGAGATCCAAGATTACTTAAAAGTAGATAATCTACACATAAGTTTTGACGTAGATTCTGTAAATCCAGAATTAGCTCCAGGAGTAAGTACTCCAGTAAGAAATGGATTTACTACTGATGAAGTTTTCCAAACTTTTAAATTCTTATTTAAGAACTACTTTGTAACATCAGTTGATATAGTAGAGTTTAACCCAGTAAATGATAAGAATAATAAAACATTAAACTTTGTAAATGAATTAACTGAATATGTAGTTAATCCAGACTAA